One segment of Thermodesulfobacteriota bacterium DNA contains the following:
- a CDS encoding HEPN domain-containing protein: MEVMAKEAMRWLRQAEYDLKAAEWNQEGGFHAPACFWAQQAAAKGLRAYLFFMKEDARETRSVVDLLQRAITYEEGFKEFVGASGRLDIYYKSSRFPDAIPGGIPAEVITERDSREAVRQASDILALSEAKRKDYVPETF, translated from the coding sequence ATGGAGGTCATGGCAAAGGAGGCGATGAGGTGGCTCAGGCAGGCCGAGTACGACTTGAAGGCCGCCGAGTGGAACCAGGAGGGGGGCTTCCACGCGCCCGCGTGTTTCTGGGCGCAGCAGGCAGCGGCCAAGGGTTTGAGGGCATATCTCTTTTTCATGAAAGAGGACGCGCGCGAGACACGCTCGGTGGTGGACCTCCTTCAAAGGGCCATAACCTATGAGGAGGGTTTCAAGGAGTTCGTCGGCGCCTCCGGCAGGCTGGACATCTACTATAAGAGTTCTCGCTTTCCCGACGCCATCCCCGGCGGCATACCGGCCGAGGTCATAACCGAAAGGGATTCCCGGGAGGCCGTAAGGCAGGCCTCGGACATACTGGCGCTCTCGGAGGCGAAGAGGAAGGACTATGTGCCGGAGACGTTCTGA